The Siansivirga zeaxanthinifaciens CC-SAMT-1 region ACAATCTCGAGCAAGAATTGGATTATGCTATGGAATTTGCATCCATAACAAGTGTTGACGATGATGTAGAAACCAAACAAGCCGTACAAAAAGTAGGTAATAAAACATTATATAATGGACTTACAACAAAAATTGAACAACTAAAAGAAGAAGGTTATGATGAAGATTCGATACTTAATTTTGAAATTTTTTGGAAAATTTTAGATGTCAAATTAACTACTAATTCTAAATACAGAATTAATTATGCCAAAAGTGGCTGTAGTTTCAATGATGATTCTAAAGAAGGAAAGAAAAATAAACAATTTGTTTATGTAGATAATCCTCAAAAAACAAACTCAGGAATGAAAGTTAATATAAAAGGAAATTCTGGTCTTGTAAATAGTTGCTATCAAAAATACAGCTTAAAGTATGCTTTAGTAGATTCTATAAATTTTGTTATTGAATCAGATGATTTAATTTTAAAACCATTGTTATATAAAGAAATTGGAGCTGAACAATATAGAAATTTATTAGTTGAGATTGCTAACGAAATAAATTAAGCATTACTATACTGGCTAATTTTTGTATTGATTTAAGAAAACAATAGGAAATAATTCAAGAATATATTATTAGAATGATTTTATAAAATAATAATATGAAAAAATACGGATTCTCATTTTCGCCAAAAAGATTATTAGGAATATCAACAATTAAACAAAAAATAGCTAAAAAAACAGGAATTCCAACAACAAAACAAGGAATTCAAAGAAAAATAGGCAGAAACATTTTAAATTTTTTTTTTAAATAAACGTAATTATCTTACAATAGAATTTATTAAAAAATGTAGAAATAAGCTGAAAAACTACATAAAAAAGGAGTAGGCAAAATTAAATATTTAAAAAAAAATATGGCAACAATTAAAGTAACAAAAGCAAGTTCAGTACAAAGCATTAAAAATCAGTTTTCAAAAGAGTTTAGTTGTAATATACGAATTTACAACGGAGCAAAATTTGCTGATGACAAAATGAAAATTAGTGATTTGTCCAAAACAGATAATCCAGGTGGCGAATTAGAGCTTGGAGCAAGAAGTAGAGTTGA contains the following coding sequences:
- a CDS encoding ubiquitin family protein, which encodes MKKYGFSFSPKRLLGISTIKQKIAKKTGIPTTKQGIQRKIGRNILNFFFK